From Betta splendens chromosome 3, fBetSpl5.4, whole genome shotgun sequence, the proteins below share one genomic window:
- the fgf4 gene encoding fibroblast growth factor 4, which translates to MSATSTRSSVSRRCFSFLFSLNWRAKRREAAFRGRAGMGSLAALRTVLVLGLVTGLVGCAPGFNRTADRWEALYSRSLARIPGEKREEMNRDSDYLLGIKRLRRLYCNVGIGFHIQVLPDGRITGIHNENRHSLLQISPVERGVVTLLGVQSGLFVAMNRRGKLYGSLHYNNECKFREKLLANNYNAYESVAYPRMFIGLSKNGKTKRGNRVSPAMTVTHFLPRI; encoded by the exons ATGAGCGCAACTTCCACACGCTCCTCTGTGTCTCGCCGCTGCTTCTCTTTTTTATTCTCACTTAACTGGAGAGCCAAACGCAGGGAGGCTGCGTTTAGAGGCAGAGCCGGGATGGGCTCTCTTGCGGCCCTGCGGACCGTCTTGGTTCTCGGTCTGGTGACCGGATTGGTGGGATGCGCCCCCGGCTTCAACCGGACGGCGGACCGCTGGGAGGCCCTGTACTCGCGGTCCCTGGCGCGAATCCCCGGGGAGAAGCGGGAGGAGATGAACCGGGACAGCGACTATCTCCTGGGCATTAAACGGCTGCGACGCCTCTATTGCAACGTGGGGATCGGCTTCCACATTCAGGTGTTACCGGATGGTAGGATTACTGGAATACACAACGAAAATCGCCACA GTCTTTTGCAAATTTCCCCAGTGGAGAGAGGGGTGGTGACTCTGCTGGGGGTTCAGAGTGGGCTGTTTGTGGCCATGAACCGGCGAGGGAAGCTGTACGGATCT TTACACTACAACAACGAGTGCAAGTTCAGAGAGAAGCTCCTCGCCAACAACTACAACGCCTATGAGTCAGTGGCGTACCCGAGGATGTTCATCGGCCTGAGTAAGAACggcaaaacaaaaagaggaaaccGAGTGTCACCAGCCATGACGGTGACACATTTCTTGCCAAGAATTTAG